tgggggagagaacaaaggggaaggtgtttgagagggcaggagagattaaataacaaagttgtcctgggacaaaggcaaagcgtgtgttaatgcttgtggtgaaagacaaagcattagcagagagagtgttaatagcagaataatgagcagctctgactacatgaaaagcaggcacatggttaaaaaataaaatattaaaaaaggccagtcatgctctgaaattattgaactcaacgttcagtccacaaggctgtagagtgcctaatcgaaagatcaggtgctgctcctcagcttgtgttgatggtcactggaacactggagcaggtcaaagacagaaatgttggcatgagagcagcggggagtgttgaaatggcattttcaggttggcaaactgtaactagtggagtgccacagggatcagtgctggggcctcaactatttacaatccatattgatgacttggatgaagggacagagtgcattgtacccaaatttacagatgatacaaagataagtaggaaatcaagtggtgaggaggacacaaagcatCTTCAAAGAGATAtaaagaggttaagtgagtgggcaaacatttggcagatggagtatagtgagGGAAActgtgaggttgcccactttggtgggaagagtacaaaagctgaatattatttaaatgtagagagactgcagaatgctgtggtacagagggatctggatgtccttgtacatgaatcacaaactgttagcatgcaggtacagcaagtaattaggaaggcaaatggaatgttggcatttattgcaaggggcatggagtataaaattagggaagtcCTAGCTACTGTTaatggttaattatgttaaaggtgaACAGCTGAAAGGCATTGCTCAATTAAGGATAATGAAGTGATTATAACAAGAACCTGCTGGAGACATGGATGGTTGGTGAGCCTCAGGTAAAAATGTGTAATGCTATACTCGTGAATAAACTGATTAGCCAGTAAAGGATTTGCATctagtttcattcttcactgtttggcttggatccatttaacaactacaactgtacaaggcattggtgagactgcacctagagtattgtatatagttttggtctccttatttaaggagggatttacttgcactggaagcagttcatagaaggttccctgggctgattcctaggatgaatgggttgtcttatgaggaaaggttgagcctatactcattggagtttagaagaatgagaggtgctcttattgaaacatataagatctgagGAGGCttcacagggtaaatgctgagaggatgtttcccctcgtgggggaatctagaacaaggaggcataatttcaagtaaggggtctcccattgaagatggaaatgaggaggaattttctCTCTCAAAAGGTTgctaatctttggaaatctctttcgccagagagcagtggaggctgggtcattaaatatatattttttatgtgtttgtgggatgtgggtgttgctggctaggccagcatttattgcccaccgctaattgcccttgagaaggtggtggtgagttgtctacttaaactgctgcagtccttggggtgtaggtacagcaaAAATGCTGTTAACAAGGGAGTTCCAAGATCTTGACCCtgaaacagtgaaggaatggtgactatagttccaagtcaggatggtgtgtggcttggaggggaacttgcaggtggtggtgttaccatgcatctgctgcccttgcccttggagctggcagaggtcacaggtttggaaggtgctgtcgaaggagccttggtgatttgccacagtgcatcttgttgatgttatgcactgctgctactgtgtgtcagtagtggaggaagtgaatgtttaaagtggtggatggggtgtcaattaggtggctgttttgtcctggatagaattgagcatcttgagtgtgcttggagctgcactcatccaggcaagtggagagtgttccatcactctcctgacttgtgccttatagatggtggacaggctttggggagtcaggaggtgagttactcggcgcagaattcccagcctctgacttgatcTTGTAActgcagcatttatatggctgttccagttaagtttctggtcaatagtaacagcCCAGGGGGTTGATGTCGGTGATGGTAATGCTGtcaaatgtcatggggagatggtcccCATATTGGTTCTCCCTTTTCTGTTATGTTCAATGAAGCTGCTGGGTATAAGAGACGACCCTGCAGGGTAAATGTGCTGGGATGCTTGCTCCCGTCAGGGGCCCTCTAGTGTTATACTAACAATGTTCCAATACAATACATATCATTCCTCACAGCCGAGTGCGGAACAATCTAATTATAGAGAGACGAGGTCCTGCAGCAGACACTCACACTGGCTGACTTCACGCTCTCCAATAATGAAGGCAGGAACAAAATGATAAAGTGGGGCCAGAGGTTTCTAATCTGTTTCCCTTTcagttacacagctgttcaatgaaATCAGAAACTCGGAGGCTATTGTCAAGGTGGATCTAATATACGTGGAGAATAAACGTGAGTGTTAATGACAGGAAGAGCTCTCCATGTCTCCGTTTGAAACATTTCTTTCCCAGATTCTTTTCCCTTGATATTACAGAATTGAAACATGGACCTACCAAATGTAAGGGGTAATTTTTTTAAACTTGCACGGTGTGGGCATCAGTGAcaagccagcttttattgcccatctctaatggcccttgagaagctcGTGATGGACTCTCCTCCTCAACTGCtgagtacacccacactgctgttagggagggagttccaggattttgacccagtagatGAAAGAACAGCAATgtggtcccaagtcaggatggtgtgttacttggaaagGAACTTGGAGTTAGTGGCagccttctgcccttgtccttccattgcttcagtatctgagaagttgcaaatggtgctgaatattgtgcaatcatcagcaaacatccccacttctaccttatgatggagggagatcattaatgaagcagctgaagatggttgggtaaaGTATATTGCTCTGAAGATCATCTTTCattgtatgactccagccagtggagagttttccctctggttcccattgatttcagttttactagggctacccgatgccatacttggtcaaatgttgccttgatgaccAGGGCAGTCACTggctggtttggacttgtcctgcctcttgtgcacaggacatacctgggcaattttccacattgccgggtagatgccagtgttgaagctgtactggaacagcttggctaggggcacggctagttctggagcataggtttgATATCCCATGCTTTGAGAGGGGAGGCACACTCACAGGCGGAGCAAGAACATGATAAGATTAAACCAGTGTCGGTCCAATTCTCCAACCCTGCTCCCTTAGAGTGATAGAATTATCCATCAGCTAAAAGCTGACATTAGATCATTAACTCACTAGTGTAGTTAATGCTCTGTGTTAACAACAACTCgtatttatatatcgcctttaatgtaataaaacatcccaaggtgttccaCAGGAGAGTTATCCAAAAAAATTGAtacgagccacataagaagatattaggacagatgcccaaaagcttggtcaaagaggtaggttttagtgagcgtcttaaaggaggagcaagagatggaggtgcagagaggttaagggatggaattccaaagcttaggacctaggcacagCTGTTAATGGAGCAATTAAAgtaggagatgcacaagaggctagaactggatgaggttacagagatagggagggttgtagggctggaggaggttacagagatagggagggttgtagggctggaggaggttacagagatagggagggttgtagggctggaggaggttacagagatagggagggttgtagggctggaggtggttacagagatagggagggttgtagggctggaggaggctacagagatggggaggaacaagggcatggagattttgagaagaattttaaaattgaggcattaccgGACCAGGAGTCAGTAGGTTAGCAAGCacggaggggtgatgggtgaactggacttggtacGAACTAaggtatgggcagcagagttttggatgacctgaagcttatggagggtggaagctggGAGGCCGACCAGGAGTCCATTGGAAGAGTCAagactggaggtaacaaagggtgactgtttcagcagcagatagagtGAGGTTAGGGCAGCAAAGAGTGATGTTACTGAAGTggtagtaggcagtcttggtgatggagaggatatgtgtctggaagctcagctcagggtcaagtgGGACATCAAGTTTGCAAAAGGCCTGGTTCACCCTCAGAACTTGTCCTATTATTAATCACCGGAAGCACGCTATACCGTATATGTTACCATTTCCCCAATGGTGAAGTGATGCTGCATTACTAAATCTAATGTATGGTTTCACTCCCAGTTACTCGGATGTCGGAGGAAGCGAGAGGCTCACACGCTGATTTCAGGATGAAGCTTTCACAGTTGAATAACAGTAAGTGACTAGTAGACCTAGACATGTTATGTTCCTTTAAGTTAAGCATGCTCTGTGTTTTTAATAGGGTCGAATGCTGCTCCACAGATTCACCCTGACACATCCTGTGCTCCTCCTAATATCTGTCTCAGTGCAACATTGCCAGACACAAGTAAACACTTCATCCACACTGCATACATCAGGGGGTGAGGGGTCCTCAATGGGGATTGAAATAGGGAGTAAATGATTAAACCTATGTTTGGATGGGGAGGGACGTCATGTGGTCCAGGGTGAGCTGTCACCAAGGATGCAACTCCTGATAAGAAACATTTTAACTCACGGGTCCATTTTCTTAATTGGTTGATAGTGACATCTTCCAATCCCAATCAGATCATTTGAGAGATGCATTTGGGTGCTACATGAACCAATGAGATCATTCGGAAGGCAGAGTCAACCAGGAGCAATCCAGTTTGACAAGCCAGACTGAAGGCTACTGGACTTATCAAAGTTGGTGAGGGGCACTGATTGTGCATTGATGCTCTCATGTTTATCCATGTCAATGGAAGGCCCTCAAATGCTGGGAAATTGCCATAAGCAACTCATGATGTCGACGGCAGGATTAGAACCAGCAGTTGGGTTTTATTTTCACCCATAGTTTGTTGTACATGGACTCGAAGCCAAATATTTAAACTGCGCTGACAGTTTCTGAGATTCAAAGTTGCAGATGCATTTGTTTAGTGTTAATTTACAAAGCAGTTTAACAAAAGCACACGATAACAGCTAAAATCCAGCCTTTAAATGCTTTTTGTTTTCTTTTAAGGAACGTTTGGCTCAAATTCAGCTTGTTGTCCTGTGTGGAGATTTATGGCGGGACAAATTTCACTCCCCAAGGAAGCTTATTTCTGCATCCAAATTTCAACCAGACTGTCAGGGAATGTGAAATCAGAAAGTTACCCTTGTTCTGAGATGACAGTATATCTCCTGATGTGACTGCTTTACTTGGCTTTATTCGAATCACAGCATTGCCAGGGTTGGAAATAAACGAGAGAGCAGGACAGGAATGATTATGAGCTTTACTTAATTTAAAACAAAAGTGTCACTGAAATTTGCCCTCAATGCTGGAAAATGAGGTGTTGGAAATTGAACTCTCGGGATTTCACCCATCGCCCATTAAATAAAGTTCATGTCTTCAGCAGTCACATCTGCGCCCCACCCCCTCAGTAATTTCTAAACCCTCCACTGCTGCAGACTCACTTCTTGTGTACTGTGATAGAACTGACCAAAATCATGAGGGCAAACCttcagttatttaaaaaaaaaaccatgtcCCGCTGCACTTGCAGTCTAATTTCTTGTCTTCACAAGTCAGGAGGTATACATTCCAGGCTGTTTTGGAACAGCCAAGCATGTTCACACATTATCAGTTTATGCTCACGAATGAGAAAAGATCATTTCTGGCCATCAAACTCTTCCTTCATTGTGGACTTTGTCTGATTATTCTGAGCAAAAACTCTTGGAAGTGtagggagcccccccccccccccccccccattgcagCACTCTCACTCTGAACATATGTTTAGTAACTAATTTTAGCAAATGGTTCGGCATGTAAAAAATTGCAGCAGCCAATCAGGAGAACCTCCACGGATATCTTTTGCACCCACCTGAGCAGGTAGATAGCGCTTCAGCTTAATGTctcatttaagaacataagaaataggagcagtaggccattcggcccctcgaacatgGTCGGCCATTTTTCATCATGGTTGCTCTTCTGCTTCAGCTCCACTTCCACACCCTATCCCcctaatcccttgattcccttagtgaccGAAAACCTAACGCTGTCAGTCTTCAATATACTGAAAGACTGAGCATCCACCACTGTCACtccaagaaatttttcctcatctctgtcctaaatggccgacccttatactgagactgtgacctcCAGTTCTAGCCTCTCCAgccggggaaacagcctctcagcgttGACCCCGTCAAACCCtcgaagaattttatatgtttcagtgagattacTGAAACGTAtaaaaggacagcacctctgacaacacCGTACTCCCACCGTGCCGCACTGGAGCATCAACCTGGATTGTCCTGTTAAATCGTGGAGTGGCTCTTGAACCAAAACGCCCTCAcagaggggtgagagtgtgattcCTGTTTACTGTTTGGAGATAAATCCATTATTGCCAGTATTACGAAACTTCCCAAAAATATATCCAAGGACGAATATATTTTGCCCAGTTTCCATTTCAGACACAGGGATGTTCGGTGAGCTAAGAAGCTCATACAATGATTTTAGGATGGATCTGCCGCAGATAAAGCATGAGGGTCAGGTGTAGTTCCGTCCTGTCTGGCGGAAAGATCTCACCTGGAGTCTCAATCAGCTTGAAATAACCTGAGCCAACATTATTTCTGTACGTGAGCTGCTAGTCTGGGTGACTCCAGTGGGAACATTGACTGACCCTGACATGTTGGGAGGCACAATTCCTGGAGAAGCCTCCTGGGCACAAGGTGGCATAACAGGGGCTAGGGCAGAGGTTGGAGATTCCTCAGTGTTGCCCCTGGGGACAGTTTAGTGAGCTCTTCCAGCAGGACCCACTGGCTGTACAGTTGTGCAGACAAGAGTCGTAGAATCATGGAATTGAACAACACAGTGTTCTGGTGTTCGTTCTttcagtgggcagcacagtggcgcagtggttagcactgcagcctcacagctccagtgacctgggtttggttctggttattgcctgtgcagagtttgcaagttctccctgtgaccacgtgggttttcgtcgggtgctctggtttcctcccacagccaaagacttgcaggttgataggtaaattggccatggtaaattgccccgagtgtaggtaggagaatggtggggatgtggtagggaatatgggattaatgtaggattagtataaaggggtggttgttggtcggcacagactctgtgggctgaagggcctgtttcagtgctgtatctctaaaccaaacagaaggaggccatttggcccattgagcctgcactggctctttcatacagcaatccagttagtctctTTCCCCACAGTTAAACTGACCCGGACTGCAATTATATGGACTGACTGTCCTTTTCTCTCAGCCTATCAGCAGTTATCACGCTTTATCTCCCCACTGCCAATCAGCTAGATGGTCAGATCTCCCAGTGAGATCTTCACGTCGCCAAGTAAACTCCATTATGCTAACAGG
This genomic window from Heterodontus francisci isolate sHetFra1 chromosome 43, sHetFra1.hap1, whole genome shotgun sequence contains:
- the LOC137355639 gene encoding uncharacterized protein, translated to MNHFTLLCIKCHLPSVRAFQLPVPVLLKFIIIIILTVHNTFANSEIVPFTQTVNEMRIYEAGFDMELSQMNITRMSEDTRNSKADFRTKIPQMKNDITQLFNEIRNSEAIVKVDLIYVENKLTRMSEEARGSHADFRMKLSQLNNRTFGSNSACCPVWRFMAGQISLPKEAYFCIQISTRLSGNVKSESYPCSEMTVYLLM